The following proteins come from a genomic window of Miscanthus floridulus cultivar M001 chromosome 2, ASM1932011v1, whole genome shotgun sequence:
- the LOC136539519 gene encoding pentatricopeptide repeat-containing protein At4g31850, chloroplastic-like isoform X2: MELCCSGVLSGAGASRPAPSRTSRSGNTGAPSTGLLVAPPKRRRGSRAGCRQSAPPAPPPRVHERRAAAGTAESVVHMLRSAAGPAEALELFTAAARQPTAVHTTESCNYMLELMRAHGRVGDMAQVFDLMQKQIVKTNVGTFATIFSGVGVQGGLRSAPVALPVMREAGMSLNAYTYNGLIYFLVKSGFDAEDGISPSVRTYSVLMVAFGKKRDVDTVLWLLSEMEARGIKPNVYSYTICIRVLGQAARFDEAYQILGKMEDSGCKPDVVMHTVVIQVLCDAGRLSDAKDVFWKMKASDQKPDRVTYITLLDKCGDSGDSQSVVEIWNAMVADGYNDNIVSYTAVVDALCQVGRLDEALAVFDEMKEKGISPEQYSYNSLISGFLKADMFDRALELFNHMNACGPSPNGYTHVLFINYYGKSGQSLKAIQRYEHMKSKGIVPDVAAANAVLSSLARSGRLGMAKRVFYELKAMGVSPDAITYTMMIKCCSKASKVDEAMNFFSDMVETGCVPDVLVLNSLIDTLYKGGKGNEAWQLFHQLKEMKIEPTNGTYNTLLSGLGREGKVKEVMHLLEEMTHSTHPPNLITYNTVLDCLSKNGEVNCAIDMLYSMTEKGCTPDLSSYNTVMYGLIKEERFEEAFRMFCQMKKILAPDYATLCTILPSFVKNGLMKEALHTVEEYILKADCNTDKSSFHSLMEGILKKAGVEKSVEFAENIASRGILLNDFFLCPLIRHLCKHKKALEAHQLFNKFKGLGVSLKTGSFNSLICGLVDENLIDIAEDLFTEMKRLGCGPDEFTYNLILDAMGKSMRIEEMLKVQAEMHRKGYESTYVTYNTIISGLVKSKRLEQAIDLYYNLMSEGFSPTPCTYGPLLDGLLKAGKMVDAENLFNEMLEYGCKPNCTIYNILLNGHRIAGNIENVCHLFENMVEQGINPDIKSYTVLIDTLCTAGRLNDGLSYFRQLLELGLEPDLIIYNLLIDGLGKSERIEEAVCLFNEMKKKGIIPNLYTYNSLILHLGKAGKAAEAAQMYEELLIKGWKPNVFTYNALIRGYSVSGSTDNAYAAYGQMIVGGCQPNSSTYMQLPNQL; this comes from the exons ATGGAGCTCTGCTGCTCAGGCGTCCTAAGCGGCGCCGGCGCCTCGCGACCGGCGCCGTCGAGGACCTCAAGGTCCGGTAACACCGGGGCTCCGTCCACTGGGCTCCTGGTAGCCCCGCCGAAGCGGCGGCGAGGCAGCCGCGCCGGCTGCCGCCAGTCGGccccgccagcgccgccgccccggGTTCACGAACGGCGGGCCGCCGCGGGCACGGCGGAGAGCGTCGTCCACATGCTCCGGTCGGCGGCCggccccgccgaggccctggaGCTCTTCACGGCCGCGGCGCGGCAGCCCACGGCGGTCCACACGACGGAGTCGTGCAACTACATGCTGGAGCTGATGCGCGCCCACGGCCGGGTCGGGGACATGGCGCAGGTGTTCGACCTAATGCAGAAGCAGATCGTCAAGACCAACGTCGGCACGTTCGCCACCATCTTCAGCGGCGTCGGCGTCCAGGGCGGGCTCCGCAGCGCGCCCGTGGCCCTGCCTGTGATGAGGGAGGCGGGGATGTCCCTCAACGCCTACACGTACAATGGCTTGATCTACTTCCTCGTCAAGTCCGGCTTCGACGCGGAG GACGGCATCTCGCCGAGCGTGAGGACCTACTCCGTGCTCATGGTGGCGTTCGGGAAGAAGAGGGATGTCGACACGGTTCTCTGGTTGCTGAGCGAGATGGAGGCCCGTGGCATCAAGCCAAATGTGTATAGCTACACCATCTGCATTCGGGTTCTTGGGCAGGCCGCGAGGTTTGACGAGGCGTATCAGATTCTTGGAAAGATGGAGGATTCAGGGTGCAAACCAGATGTCGTCATGCATACTGTGGTTATACAGGTTCTCTGTGATGCTGGTCGGCTCAGTGACGCCAAGGATGTGTTTTGGAAGATGAAAGCGAGTGATCAGAAACCTGATCGTGTCACTTACATCACTCTCTTAGACAAGTGTGGTGACAGTGGTGACTCACAATCAGTTGTCGAAATTTGGAATGCAATGGTAGCTGATGGGTATAACGACAATATTGTTTCTTATACCGCAGTTGTGGATGCATTATGCCAAGTTGGGAGGCTTGATGAAGCTTTGGCTGTGTTTGATGAGATGAAGGAAAAGGGTATATCGCCTGAGCAGTATTCATATAACTCCTTAATATCTGGGTTTCTGAAAGCTGATATGTTTGACCGTGCTCTGGAGCTCTTCAACCATATGAATGCTTGTGGTCCTAGTCCAAATGGCTACACACATGTCCTCTTCATTAATTACTATGGAAAATCTGGTCAATCTTTGAAAGCAATACAAAGATATGAGCACATGAAGAGCAAAGGGATCGTTCCCGATGTTGCTGCTGCTAATGCTGTTTTGTCTAGTCTTGCTAGATCTGGCAGACTTGGAATGGCAAAAAGGGTCTTTTATGAATTAAAAGCGATGGGAGTTTCTCCAGACGCTATCACCTACACCATGATGATCAAATGTTGCAGTAAGGCATCAAAAGTTGATGAAGCTATGAATTTTTTTTCTGACATGGTGGAAACTGGATGTGTTCCTGATGTTCTTGTGTTGAATTCATTAATTGATACGCTCTACAAGGGAGGCAAGGGAAATGAAGCATGGCAACTTTTCCATCAATTGAAAGAAATGAAAATTGAGCCCACTAATGGTACGTACAACACACTTTTGTCAGGATTAGGAAGAGAAGGCAAAGTTAAGGAGGTAATGCATCTGCTCGAAGAAATGACCCATAGCACTCATCCACCTAATTTAATTACATACAACACAGTTCTTGATTGTCTCAGCAAAAATGGGGAGGTGAACTGTGCAATAGATATGCTTTACAGTATGACTGAGAAAGGTTGCACGCCTGACCTCTCATCTTATAACACTGTCATGTATGGCCTTATTAAAGAGGAAAGATTTGAAGAGGCATTCAGGatgttttgtcaaatgaaaaagaTTCTTGCTCCGGATTACGCAACACTGTGTACTATCCTCCCAAGTTTCGTGAAAAATGGGTTGATGAAGGAAGCTCTGCATACTGTAGAGGAATACATTTTGAAGGCTGATTGTAACACAGACAAGTCTTCATTCCATTCACTGATGGAAGGGATACTGAAGAAGGCTGGTGTGGAAAAGTCGGTCGAGTTTGCTGAAAACATAGCATCTAGGGGAATTCTGCTGAATGATTTCTTTTTATGCCCATTGATTAGGCACCTCTGCAAGCACAAGAAAGCTCTTGAAGCGCATCAACTCTTCAATAAGTTTAAAGGTCTTGGAGTTTCACTAAAAACTGGTTCGTTTAATTCTCTTATCTGTGGCCTTGTGGATGAAAACCTGATTGATATCGCTGAAGACTTGTTCACTGAAATGAAAAGACTAGGATGTGGCCCAGATGAGTTCACTTACAATTTGATTCTTGATGCCATGGGGAAATCGATGCGGATTGAGGAAATGTTAAAAGTCCAAGCGGAGATGCATCGTAAGGGATATGAATCAACTTATGTTACTTATAACACTATCATTTCAGGTCTCGTAAAATCGAAAAGATTGGAACAGGCTATAGACTTGTACTACAAtctgatgagcgaaggcttctcCCCAACACCATGTACATATGGTCCTCTTCTCGATGGATTGTTAAAAGCTGGAAAGATGGTGGATGCTGAAAATCTTTTTAATGAGATGCTAGAGTATGGATGCAAACCTAATTGCACCATCTACAATATTCTTCTGAATGGACATCGAATAGCTGGCAACATAGAAAACGTTTGTCATCTTTTTGAAAATATGGTTGAGCAGGGAATAAACCCAGATATAAAATCCTATACAGTTCTTATTGATACCCTCTGCACAGCTGGAAGATTAAATGATGGTTTGTCTTACTTTAGACAGCTACTAGAATTAGGACTTGAACCTGATCTTATCATCTATAATTTGCTCATTGATGGTCTTGGAAAATCTGAAAGAATAGAGGAAGCAGTCTGTCTCTTCAATGAGATGAAGAAGAAAGGAATTATCCCAAACTTGTACACATACAATTCACTAATTCTCCACTTAGGGAAAGCAGGGAAAGCTGCTGAAGCTGCACAAATGTATGAAGAACTACTGATAAAAGGATGGAAACCTAATGTTTTCACATATAATGCCCTTATCAGGGGTTACAGTGTTTCTGGCAGTACCGATAATGCATATGCTGCCTATGGTCAGATGATTGTTGGAGGGTGCCAGCCTAATTCTAGCACTTATATGCAACTTCCAAATCAATTGTGA
- the LOC136539519 gene encoding pentatricopeptide repeat-containing protein At4g31850, chloroplastic-like isoform X1 gives MELCCSGVLSGAGASRPAPSRTSRSGNTGAPSTGLLVAPPKRRRGSRAGCRQSAPPAPPPRVHERRAAAGTAESVVHMLRSAAGPAEALELFTAAARQPTAVHTTESCNYMLELMRAHGRVGDMAQVFDLMQKQIVKTNVGTFATIFSGVGVQGGLRSAPVALPVMREAGMSLNAYTYNGLIYFLVKSGFDAEAMEVYKAMVEDGISPSVRTYSVLMVAFGKKRDVDTVLWLLSEMEARGIKPNVYSYTICIRVLGQAARFDEAYQILGKMEDSGCKPDVVMHTVVIQVLCDAGRLSDAKDVFWKMKASDQKPDRVTYITLLDKCGDSGDSQSVVEIWNAMVADGYNDNIVSYTAVVDALCQVGRLDEALAVFDEMKEKGISPEQYSYNSLISGFLKADMFDRALELFNHMNACGPSPNGYTHVLFINYYGKSGQSLKAIQRYEHMKSKGIVPDVAAANAVLSSLARSGRLGMAKRVFYELKAMGVSPDAITYTMMIKCCSKASKVDEAMNFFSDMVETGCVPDVLVLNSLIDTLYKGGKGNEAWQLFHQLKEMKIEPTNGTYNTLLSGLGREGKVKEVMHLLEEMTHSTHPPNLITYNTVLDCLSKNGEVNCAIDMLYSMTEKGCTPDLSSYNTVMYGLIKEERFEEAFRMFCQMKKILAPDYATLCTILPSFVKNGLMKEALHTVEEYILKADCNTDKSSFHSLMEGILKKAGVEKSVEFAENIASRGILLNDFFLCPLIRHLCKHKKALEAHQLFNKFKGLGVSLKTGSFNSLICGLVDENLIDIAEDLFTEMKRLGCGPDEFTYNLILDAMGKSMRIEEMLKVQAEMHRKGYESTYVTYNTIISGLVKSKRLEQAIDLYYNLMSEGFSPTPCTYGPLLDGLLKAGKMVDAENLFNEMLEYGCKPNCTIYNILLNGHRIAGNIENVCHLFENMVEQGINPDIKSYTVLIDTLCTAGRLNDGLSYFRQLLELGLEPDLIIYNLLIDGLGKSERIEEAVCLFNEMKKKGIIPNLYTYNSLILHLGKAGKAAEAAQMYEELLIKGWKPNVFTYNALIRGYSVSGSTDNAYAAYGQMIVGGCQPNSSTYMQLPNQL, from the coding sequence ATGGAGCTCTGCTGCTCAGGCGTCCTAAGCGGCGCCGGCGCCTCGCGACCGGCGCCGTCGAGGACCTCAAGGTCCGGTAACACCGGGGCTCCGTCCACTGGGCTCCTGGTAGCCCCGCCGAAGCGGCGGCGAGGCAGCCGCGCCGGCTGCCGCCAGTCGGccccgccagcgccgccgccccggGTTCACGAACGGCGGGCCGCCGCGGGCACGGCGGAGAGCGTCGTCCACATGCTCCGGTCGGCGGCCggccccgccgaggccctggaGCTCTTCACGGCCGCGGCGCGGCAGCCCACGGCGGTCCACACGACGGAGTCGTGCAACTACATGCTGGAGCTGATGCGCGCCCACGGCCGGGTCGGGGACATGGCGCAGGTGTTCGACCTAATGCAGAAGCAGATCGTCAAGACCAACGTCGGCACGTTCGCCACCATCTTCAGCGGCGTCGGCGTCCAGGGCGGGCTCCGCAGCGCGCCCGTGGCCCTGCCTGTGATGAGGGAGGCGGGGATGTCCCTCAACGCCTACACGTACAATGGCTTGATCTACTTCCTCGTCAAGTCCGGCTTCGACGCGGAGGCCATGGAAGTTTACAAGGCGATGGTGGAGGACGGCATCTCGCCGAGCGTGAGGACCTACTCCGTGCTCATGGTGGCGTTCGGGAAGAAGAGGGATGTCGACACGGTTCTCTGGTTGCTGAGCGAGATGGAGGCCCGTGGCATCAAGCCAAATGTGTATAGCTACACCATCTGCATTCGGGTTCTTGGGCAGGCCGCGAGGTTTGACGAGGCGTATCAGATTCTTGGAAAGATGGAGGATTCAGGGTGCAAACCAGATGTCGTCATGCATACTGTGGTTATACAGGTTCTCTGTGATGCTGGTCGGCTCAGTGACGCCAAGGATGTGTTTTGGAAGATGAAAGCGAGTGATCAGAAACCTGATCGTGTCACTTACATCACTCTCTTAGACAAGTGTGGTGACAGTGGTGACTCACAATCAGTTGTCGAAATTTGGAATGCAATGGTAGCTGATGGGTATAACGACAATATTGTTTCTTATACCGCAGTTGTGGATGCATTATGCCAAGTTGGGAGGCTTGATGAAGCTTTGGCTGTGTTTGATGAGATGAAGGAAAAGGGTATATCGCCTGAGCAGTATTCATATAACTCCTTAATATCTGGGTTTCTGAAAGCTGATATGTTTGACCGTGCTCTGGAGCTCTTCAACCATATGAATGCTTGTGGTCCTAGTCCAAATGGCTACACACATGTCCTCTTCATTAATTACTATGGAAAATCTGGTCAATCTTTGAAAGCAATACAAAGATATGAGCACATGAAGAGCAAAGGGATCGTTCCCGATGTTGCTGCTGCTAATGCTGTTTTGTCTAGTCTTGCTAGATCTGGCAGACTTGGAATGGCAAAAAGGGTCTTTTATGAATTAAAAGCGATGGGAGTTTCTCCAGACGCTATCACCTACACCATGATGATCAAATGTTGCAGTAAGGCATCAAAAGTTGATGAAGCTATGAATTTTTTTTCTGACATGGTGGAAACTGGATGTGTTCCTGATGTTCTTGTGTTGAATTCATTAATTGATACGCTCTACAAGGGAGGCAAGGGAAATGAAGCATGGCAACTTTTCCATCAATTGAAAGAAATGAAAATTGAGCCCACTAATGGTACGTACAACACACTTTTGTCAGGATTAGGAAGAGAAGGCAAAGTTAAGGAGGTAATGCATCTGCTCGAAGAAATGACCCATAGCACTCATCCACCTAATTTAATTACATACAACACAGTTCTTGATTGTCTCAGCAAAAATGGGGAGGTGAACTGTGCAATAGATATGCTTTACAGTATGACTGAGAAAGGTTGCACGCCTGACCTCTCATCTTATAACACTGTCATGTATGGCCTTATTAAAGAGGAAAGATTTGAAGAGGCATTCAGGatgttttgtcaaatgaaaaagaTTCTTGCTCCGGATTACGCAACACTGTGTACTATCCTCCCAAGTTTCGTGAAAAATGGGTTGATGAAGGAAGCTCTGCATACTGTAGAGGAATACATTTTGAAGGCTGATTGTAACACAGACAAGTCTTCATTCCATTCACTGATGGAAGGGATACTGAAGAAGGCTGGTGTGGAAAAGTCGGTCGAGTTTGCTGAAAACATAGCATCTAGGGGAATTCTGCTGAATGATTTCTTTTTATGCCCATTGATTAGGCACCTCTGCAAGCACAAGAAAGCTCTTGAAGCGCATCAACTCTTCAATAAGTTTAAAGGTCTTGGAGTTTCACTAAAAACTGGTTCGTTTAATTCTCTTATCTGTGGCCTTGTGGATGAAAACCTGATTGATATCGCTGAAGACTTGTTCACTGAAATGAAAAGACTAGGATGTGGCCCAGATGAGTTCACTTACAATTTGATTCTTGATGCCATGGGGAAATCGATGCGGATTGAGGAAATGTTAAAAGTCCAAGCGGAGATGCATCGTAAGGGATATGAATCAACTTATGTTACTTATAACACTATCATTTCAGGTCTCGTAAAATCGAAAAGATTGGAACAGGCTATAGACTTGTACTACAAtctgatgagcgaaggcttctcCCCAACACCATGTACATATGGTCCTCTTCTCGATGGATTGTTAAAAGCTGGAAAGATGGTGGATGCTGAAAATCTTTTTAATGAGATGCTAGAGTATGGATGCAAACCTAATTGCACCATCTACAATATTCTTCTGAATGGACATCGAATAGCTGGCAACATAGAAAACGTTTGTCATCTTTTTGAAAATATGGTTGAGCAGGGAATAAACCCAGATATAAAATCCTATACAGTTCTTATTGATACCCTCTGCACAGCTGGAAGATTAAATGATGGTTTGTCTTACTTTAGACAGCTACTAGAATTAGGACTTGAACCTGATCTTATCATCTATAATTTGCTCATTGATGGTCTTGGAAAATCTGAAAGAATAGAGGAAGCAGTCTGTCTCTTCAATGAGATGAAGAAGAAAGGAATTATCCCAAACTTGTACACATACAATTCACTAATTCTCCACTTAGGGAAAGCAGGGAAAGCTGCTGAAGCTGCACAAATGTATGAAGAACTACTGATAAAAGGATGGAAACCTAATGTTTTCACATATAATGCCCTTATCAGGGGTTACAGTGTTTCTGGCAGTACCGATAATGCATATGCTGCCTATGGTCAGATGATTGTTGGAGGGTGCCAGCCTAATTCTAGCACTTATATGCAACTTCCAAATCAATTGTGA